In Aquimarina spinulae, a single window of DNA contains:
- a CDS encoding fibronectin type III domain-containing protein: protein MKKKQFLYRLIIFCVLIVGCKNDDDIVVPPVSAENQVPGDFTIQVNEITANSALLEWTLAVDPNDDEVSYTIFLGENSIQSDVQTTEFLLEGLDGQTSYNGKIVASDGKGGTSENTFAFDTEKGVVISEEVSIAWEKSYGGSHIDIANALQLTIDGGYIVVGTANSDDGDVGGNNDADGYIGGDYWVIKLSSSGELMWETNLGGSSDEAANSIQQTSDGGYIIAGMTYSNDQDISGDASFADFWIVKLDGSGNLVWETNYGGSGNEEATDIEQTSDDGFIVAGFTSSSNGDVGDNYGGLDYWVIKLDSMGALVWETNLGGTGFDIAQSVEQTLDGGYIVGGYSESSDGNVGGNYGEKDYWIVKLDVLGNLIWETNLGGTLDDLAYDVHQTTDQGYIVAGYSESSDFDVSGNNGKKDSWILKLDTSGELVWQVNLGSSESDAARSIQQTTDGGYIFAGNSGASDFDVSTNNGGYADFWVVKLNPFGELLWEISFGGPEPDYANTIQQTNNGYIVAGYVYAPGGDISGAGKGMWDYWVVKLE, encoded by the coding sequence ATGAAAAAGAAACAGTTTTTATATCGTTTGATCATCTTTTGCGTGTTGATTGTAGGATGCAAAAATGATGATGACATAGTTGTACCACCTGTATCAGCCGAGAATCAGGTACCAGGAGATTTTACCATACAGGTTAATGAGATAACAGCGAATAGCGCATTATTAGAATGGACTCTCGCAGTTGATCCAAATGATGATGAAGTATCGTATACTATTTTTTTGGGAGAAAATTCGATACAATCAGATGTGCAGACTACAGAATTTTTACTAGAAGGACTTGATGGTCAAACCAGTTACAATGGTAAGATAGTGGCTTCTGATGGAAAAGGAGGAACATCAGAAAACACATTTGCTTTTGATACAGAAAAAGGAGTAGTAATTAGTGAAGAAGTGTCTATAGCATGGGAAAAATCTTATGGGGGCTCTCATATTGACATTGCTAATGCGCTGCAATTAACAATAGATGGGGGGTATATTGTGGTTGGTACTGCTAATTCTGATGATGGAGATGTAGGTGGTAATAACGATGCAGATGGGTATATAGGAGGAGACTATTGGGTTATTAAATTAAGTAGTTCGGGTGAACTAATGTGGGAAACTAACCTGGGAGGCTCTAGTGATGAAGCTGCAAATAGCATACAACAAACCTCAGATGGTGGATATATAATAGCAGGAATGACTTATTCTAACGATCAGGATATTAGTGGTGATGCATCTTTTGCTGATTTTTGGATTGTAAAATTAGATGGCTCTGGAAATTTGGTTTGGGAGACCAATTATGGTGGAAGTGGAAATGAAGAAGCAACAGATATCGAACAAACATCAGATGACGGTTTTATTGTCGCAGGTTTTACCAGCTCTTCAAACGGTGATGTAGGAGACAATTATGGAGGCCTGGATTACTGGGTGATAAAACTGGATTCTATGGGAGCTTTAGTATGGGAAACAAATCTTGGAGGTACCGGATTTGATATTGCACAATCGGTTGAACAAACGTTAGATGGAGGTTATATCGTTGGAGGATATTCAGAATCCTCAGACGGTAATGTGGGAGGTAACTATGGAGAAAAAGATTATTGGATTGTAAAATTGGATGTTTTAGGAAATCTGATTTGGGAAACAAATCTTGGAGGAACACTTGATGATCTGGCATATGATGTTCATCAAACTACTGATCAAGGATATATCGTAGCTGGATATTCAGAATCCTCAGATTTTGATGTAAGTGGTAATAATGGAAAAAAAGATAGTTGGATCTTAAAATTAGATACTTCGGGAGAACTAGTATGGCAGGTTAACCTTGGTAGTTCAGAGAGTGATGCCGCCCGCTCTATTCAACAAACTACAGATGGAGGATATATCTTTGCTGGGAACTCGGGAGCAAGCGACTTTGATGTAAGTACTAATAATGGAGGCTATGCAGATTTTTGGGTGGTAAAACTAAATCCTTTTGGTGAATTGTTATGGGAAATTAGCTTTGGTGGTCCAGAACCTGATTATGCAAATACGATTCAACAAACCAATAACGGTTACATCGTAGCCGGTTATGTTTATGCTCCGGGAGGAGATATTAGTGGTGCCGGTAAAGGTATGTGGGATTATTGGGTCGTAAAACTAGAATAA
- a CDS encoding helix-turn-helix domain-containing protein, producing MNIKKNIGDKLVGKISTILICGVVFFLIYVVCYKMLSTDFNTRHMFAMLIVLNIVLLITVFIFFFSSIVLKNFSNFYVKAPVLFNKVFEVAYDGVFTTTKQLTPRFDKVKSKKDVIRSSVSNFSIDGLHQIFSEKDQIQHQNASNETIGILSYFASSLFEKNKLEEVLWDIVENCISKLKLEDCVIYMLDTQNEVLIQKAAFGHKNNGERKVISPIQIPLGKGIVGRVAQSGTFEYVPDLTNDPGYIIDDDRRMSELSVPILIDDQVVGVLDSEHSQKDFFNKDHVFLFQLIAGLTGKKLKQIHVKSESHITDDNVYFKELDFLMKEAKIYRDPNLGLDSMAKKLNISGNYLSQLVNKLSGYNFTDYINRYRIEDAKFKLRNPNFINYTIISIALESGFNSKSTFYSAFKKRTGISPKEYRKTP from the coding sequence ATGAATATCAAAAAAAACATAGGTGATAAACTAGTAGGGAAGATTTCTACAATTTTAATATGCGGGGTTGTATTTTTCTTGATATATGTTGTGTGTTATAAGATGCTAAGTACAGATTTTAATACAAGACATATGTTTGCAATGCTGATAGTATTAAACATAGTATTACTCATTACAGTATTTATTTTTTTCTTTTCGAGTATAGTCTTGAAGAATTTCTCTAATTTCTATGTTAAGGCTCCTGTTCTTTTTAATAAAGTATTTGAAGTAGCGTATGATGGTGTTTTTACGACCACAAAACAACTAACACCAAGGTTTGATAAAGTGAAGAGTAAAAAAGATGTGATACGAAGTTCGGTATCAAATTTTAGTATAGATGGCTTGCACCAGATTTTTTCTGAAAAAGACCAGATACAACATCAAAATGCATCAAACGAAACCATAGGAATACTAAGTTATTTTGCATCATCACTGTTCGAAAAAAATAAACTTGAAGAAGTATTATGGGATATTGTAGAGAATTGCATTTCGAAACTAAAACTAGAGGACTGTGTAATCTACATGTTGGATACCCAAAATGAAGTTTTGATACAAAAAGCAGCATTTGGTCATAAAAATAATGGAGAAAGAAAAGTCATAAGCCCTATCCAAATTCCATTGGGTAAAGGTATTGTTGGTAGAGTAGCCCAATCAGGAACATTTGAGTATGTGCCCGATTTGACCAATGATCCGGGATATATCATAGATGATGATCGTAGAATGTCTGAATTGTCTGTTCCTATTTTAATAGATGACCAGGTAGTAGGTGTTCTGGATTCTGAGCATTCTCAAAAAGATTTTTTCAATAAAGATCATGTGTTTTTATTTCAGTTAATTGCCGGGTTAACCGGAAAAAAACTAAAACAAATTCATGTAAAAAGTGAATCTCATATTACCGATGATAATGTGTATTTTAAAGAACTTGATTTTTTGATGAAAGAAGCTAAAATATATCGAGATCCAAATCTAGGATTAGACAGTATGGCCAAAAAACTAAACATAAGTGGTAACTACCTTTCACAATTGGTTAATAAATTGAGTGGGTATAATTTTACCGATTATATAAATAGATATAGAATAGAGGATGCAAAATTTAAATTAAGAAACCCTAATTTTATAAACTACACTATTATATCGATCGCTTTAGAATCTGGGTTTAATTCGAAATCTACTTTTTATAGTGCTTTTAAAAAACGAACAGGCATTTCTCCAAAAGAATATAGAAAAACCCCCTAA
- a CDS encoding AraC family transcriptional regulator, translating into MIIVFLLCCVQITTGQKEDFVIPDSLKALDYENLYKSYLKVYRDTLSAKIYLNTYLKKAILENDKIKMANAYSRLSYYTEEESEKITLLDRSITLSTGLDQDIIIRSYSFKGGYYFRKGNYTLALDNYLQALMLAEKIQNVEYIYITKHNIACIKTEIRKHEEALPLFKEYYTYIITKHTTDTIRYLKATVPLAESYRYNNLLDSASTYHYKAIKRSQKSEHYYNRFYSRILINEGINLFYKEKFKDAYDSIAKGLPVLDKTRSENKKAYILGEFYLGKLQLLKQDILSAKKHFLTVDSILHYEKITPIEVREGYEFMINFYKENDKKEQQLEYINKLLRFDSIINQETSSLSNRLFKEFDTPLLIKEKEALINELKGNNKNLNSLVIFLSLLTLVAIVFLYRQYQKRKSYQYKFEQLIAQNKVIETPNEKPQNDIGVPNDIVEEILNKLALFEQNHYYLKKNISTTILAKDIKTNTKYLSKVINHHKQKNFANYINDLRIAHAVTQLKENKTLRNYTIQGIAEEMGFNTAESFSSAFKKSTGIKTSYFIKKLHDLDTM; encoded by the coding sequence ATGATTATCGTTTTTTTGCTGTGCTGTGTACAAATTACTACTGGGCAAAAAGAAGATTTTGTAATCCCTGATTCTTTAAAAGCATTGGATTATGAGAATTTATATAAATCTTATCTAAAGGTCTATAGAGATACATTGTCTGCAAAGATTTACCTTAATACGTATCTAAAAAAAGCTATTCTAGAAAATGATAAGATAAAAATGGCTAATGCATATAGTAGATTATCCTATTATACTGAAGAAGAATCAGAAAAAATAACATTATTAGATCGTTCTATTACTTTGAGTACTGGTTTAGATCAGGATATCATAATTAGATCATACTCTTTTAAAGGAGGATATTACTTTCGTAAAGGTAATTACACTCTTGCACTTGACAACTACTTACAAGCTTTGATGCTTGCAGAAAAAATTCAAAACGTTGAATACATTTATATCACCAAGCATAATATTGCTTGTATCAAGACGGAAATAAGAAAGCATGAAGAAGCTTTACCTCTTTTTAAAGAATATTATACATATATAATAACAAAACATACTACCGATACAATCCGCTATTTAAAAGCAACTGTTCCTTTAGCAGAATCTTATCGCTATAATAATCTCCTGGATTCTGCTTCAACATATCATTATAAAGCAATTAAACGATCACAAAAATCAGAACATTATTATAATAGGTTTTATAGTCGGATTCTCATTAACGAAGGTATCAATCTCTTTTATAAAGAGAAATTTAAGGATGCTTATGATAGTATTGCTAAAGGTTTGCCTGTTCTCGATAAAACCAGGTCAGAAAACAAAAAAGCATATATTTTGGGTGAGTTTTATTTGGGAAAGCTACAATTATTAAAACAAGACATCTTATCTGCTAAAAAGCACTTTCTTACCGTAGATTCGATTCTTCACTATGAAAAAATTACTCCTATTGAGGTTCGGGAAGGTTATGAATTTATGATCAATTTTTATAAAGAGAATGATAAAAAGGAACAACAGCTCGAATATATCAATAAACTTCTACGATTTGATAGTATTATTAACCAGGAAACTTCTTCTTTATCCAATCGTTTATTTAAAGAGTTTGATACTCCTTTACTGATAAAAGAAAAAGAGGCATTGATCAATGAACTGAAAGGCAATAATAAAAACCTAAATTCATTAGTGATTTTTCTCTCATTACTTACTCTTGTTGCTATTGTTTTTTTATATCGCCAATATCAAAAGAGAAAATCCTATCAGTATAAATTTGAACAATTAATTGCTCAAAACAAGGTGATTGAAACACCTAACGAAAAACCTCAAAATGATATAGGAGTACCCAATGATATCGTTGAAGAAATCCTGAATAAGTTAGCTTTATTTGAACAAAATCATTATTATCTTAAAAAGAATATTAGTACTACCATTTTGGCCAAAGACATTAAAACCAATACAAAGTATTTGTCAAAGGTCATTAATCATCATAAGCAAAAGAATTTTGCCAATTATATCAACGATCTTAGGATTGCACATGCGGTAACCCAGTTAAAAGAAAACAAAACGCTTAGGAACTATACCATACAAGGTATTGCAGAAGAAATGGGATTTAATACTGCCGAGTCTTTTTCGTCTGCATTTAAAAAGAGTACAGGAATCAAAACTTCTTATTTCATAAAGAAATTACATGACTTAGATACTATGTAA
- a CDS encoding PQQ-dependent sugar dehydrogenase, with protein MTNKTLNNTSPFLDKFILKVFFIIVILNIDITMLSAQGTFEVGDTTVTYSFLRTDVEKPWEILWGPDNMIWFTERDTGNVCRVDPYDSSSPKEILLTLPSDQIQQGPGTGGLLGMVVHPDFNDGSPYIYLTHTNPQNLQTLSRYTYSFTNQRLENQEILLQSNVAPDNHGSRLLISNDQKLLMTTGANDEEEGYASRLDNIVGKVLRINLDGSAPIDNPFYDSGNPTSPASYIYSYGHRNPQGIAQVPANHPTYPNAIYALEHGAQLNDEFNRIEPGNSYGWGFLDINDNIVYEGYCDPSSNTNENTCPLVTFDLAPTGLLYYDHPAIPEWEDTFIGGSSKGGRAFRILVSEDGQSVINKNTSLNPANNIILTNDDQYVVWGDDGSQVSPRDYCVSPNGEIFMASHNQDRIVVLRNESYCLPAPTIEDPDPICNSDSAPVLTASGSGTIRWYSDIGLTNLLHTGAQFEPTGVTETTTYYLTQSNTDCTSTSSSVTITIISDPQPFSIDQSASMQLCSGDTLSFSLDGSEIGATYQTLLDNVSIGNLIEGTGSSITLNTIGGLSSGNIQVRSSLNSCTSIMNGSFDIEISDPFNVVLQAVGNELQATPSVSSGGLTFSWYRNQELVDGDDEVLQLSRSGTYYVIVDNGSCNVISNTIEFTCAPVPEMPEGYSICFESSVQLEAIGENITWYSDPDLENGIATGNILNTDISTTTTFYATQTIEGCESNPGTVTITVAGQLSAFDLSGNTTMCSGEDVTIHLSDSENLIAYVVLVNTTEIGISAMGSGEPLSIAIPYHHIRNDDEITVRAMSEGCDRLMNGSIVVNHSDLTNVYFVRQDQTLTATSGIGYLYQWTLNNTPIVGQTGDSIEIQSNIEDYGLLVSVAGCTQLAELTDNQNLLTQNISIGDTRGYIRVLTNEIEVPWSIELDGNGFLWITDRDLGVISKINRNTGDKQEVLRLGETQDFDTNTSPRGGLLGLALGNEELFVAYTYNDGSLKLRIAKYTIVDDDLTNETVLLENIPSPSMHGCDLLLSSDGFLYITTASPNNNAQDINSLEGKVLRINTDGSIPTDNPISGSPVFTIGHRNPQGVTQAGPHVYISEHGEVGGDEINLIASGNNYGWPDVTTPCNNPDIDCSFIDLGSVAPAGLDYYNHTAFPQLNNSLLMATLRGQSVIKIPLDNTLLPMQNIEYLFGSNEQGIFGRIRDIHVSEEGTIFIAYSGNTIIEAGIAEISPVPSNDNENVEGFSAILFPNPARDNVDVLVPGYSNFLIRVFDVSGKLITTSRILDSNTTTINILNYSRGLYFVKINVEDDEQTYKIIKY; from the coding sequence ATGACAAATAAAACTCTTAATAATACAAGCCCCTTTCTAGATAAATTTATCTTAAAGGTATTTTTTATAATAGTGATACTCAATATTGATATCACCATGTTATCTGCTCAAGGAACATTTGAAGTGGGAGATACTACTGTTACATATTCGTTTCTTAGAACAGATGTTGAGAAGCCTTGGGAGATTTTGTGGGGGCCCGATAATATGATTTGGTTTACCGAGAGGGACACAGGAAATGTTTGCAGAGTTGACCCCTATGATTCTTCATCCCCAAAAGAAATCCTGCTTACATTACCATCTGATCAAATACAGCAAGGGCCTGGTACAGGAGGACTGTTAGGTATGGTGGTACATCCAGATTTTAATGATGGAAGCCCTTATATATATCTAACACACACTAATCCTCAAAATCTACAAACACTTTCGAGATATACTTATAGTTTTACCAATCAAAGATTAGAAAATCAGGAAATTTTACTTCAGTCTAATGTTGCGCCAGATAATCATGGATCAAGGTTGTTGATATCAAATGACCAAAAGTTATTGATGACTACAGGAGCAAATGATGAGGAGGAGGGGTATGCCTCCCGACTTGATAATATCGTCGGTAAAGTTTTACGCATAAATCTGGATGGATCAGCACCTATCGATAATCCATTTTATGACTCGGGTAACCCTACATCGCCAGCAAGTTATATTTACAGCTACGGGCATAGAAACCCGCAAGGTATTGCGCAAGTACCTGCAAACCATCCCACATATCCCAATGCTATTTATGCATTAGAGCATGGTGCACAACTTAATGATGAATTTAACCGTATAGAGCCGGGTAATAGTTATGGGTGGGGCTTTCTGGATATTAATGATAATATTGTATATGAGGGATATTGCGACCCTTCTTCTAATACAAATGAAAACACATGCCCCTTGGTAACCTTTGACCTTGCCCCTACGGGATTGTTGTATTATGACCATCCTGCTATACCAGAATGGGAAGATACATTTATAGGAGGGTCATCAAAAGGTGGAAGAGCGTTTAGAATACTAGTTTCTGAAGATGGCCAAAGTGTTATTAATAAAAACACAAGTTTAAACCCTGCTAACAATATAATATTGACCAATGATGATCAGTATGTAGTTTGGGGTGATGATGGATCTCAAGTTTCTCCACGTGATTATTGTGTATCTCCTAATGGTGAAATCTTTATGGCATCTCACAATCAAGATAGAATAGTAGTACTAAGAAATGAAAGTTACTGCTTACCGGCACCAACGATTGAAGATCCTGATCCTATATGCAACAGTGACTCAGCACCTGTATTAACAGCATCGGGTAGCGGCACTATTCGATGGTATTCTGATATTGGGTTAACCAATCTGTTGCATACAGGAGCACAATTCGAACCCACTGGTGTTACAGAGACTACAACATATTATCTTACACAATCAAATACAGATTGTACTTCTACCTCCTCTTCGGTAACAATAACGATTATTTCTGATCCACAACCCTTTTCAATCGATCAAAGTGCCAGTATGCAATTATGTTCTGGAGATACACTAAGTTTTTCACTAGATGGGTCAGAGATTGGAGCTACCTATCAAACACTGTTGGATAATGTTTCCATTGGTAATCTTATTGAAGGAACAGGAAGCTCGATTACTTTAAACACAATCGGAGGATTAAGTTCTGGGAATATCCAAGTCCGATCATCATTAAATAGTTGCACATCTATTATGAATGGTTCTTTTGATATTGAGATATCCGATCCGTTTAATGTTGTATTACAAGCAGTGGGTAATGAACTACAGGCCACTCCCTCGGTAAGCTCTGGAGGGTTGACATTTTCCTGGTATAGAAATCAGGAATTAGTAGATGGCGATGATGAGGTATTGCAGTTATCAAGATCAGGAACGTATTACGTAATTGTAGATAATGGTAGTTGTAATGTAATTTCTAATACCATCGAATTTACCTGTGCTCCCGTTCCCGAAATGCCAGAAGGATATAGTATCTGTTTCGAATCATCTGTACAATTAGAAGCAATAGGAGAAAACATTACCTGGTATTCTGATCCCGATCTCGAAAATGGTATTGCTACAGGAAATATATTAAATACCGATATATCGACCACTACTACATTTTATGCTACTCAAACTATAGAAGGTTGTGAGAGTAACCCTGGTACAGTAACCATAACGGTAGCTGGGCAATTAAGTGCATTTGACCTATCAGGTAACACTACTATGTGTAGTGGAGAAGATGTAACAATTCACTTATCAGATTCTGAAAACCTGATAGCATATGTGGTATTGGTAAATACTACAGAAATTGGCATTTCGGCAATGGGATCGGGAGAACCTTTATCGATAGCTATTCCTTACCACCATATTCGTAATGATGATGAAATAACAGTACGAGCCATGAGTGAAGGATGTGATCGATTAATGAATGGTAGTATTGTTGTAAATCATTCAGATCTAACAAATGTCTATTTTGTGCGTCAAGACCAAACATTAACTGCTACGTCGGGGATTGGATATTTGTATCAATGGACTTTAAATAATACTCCTATTGTAGGACAGACAGGTGATTCTATAGAGATTCAATCTAATATAGAGGATTATGGTCTCCTAGTTTCGGTTGCAGGTTGTACACAATTAGCCGAACTAACCGATAATCAAAACTTACTTACTCAAAATATAAGTATTGGAGATACCAGAGGATATATAAGGGTACTTACTAATGAGATTGAAGTACCATGGTCTATAGAATTGGATGGTAACGGTTTTTTATGGATTACAGACAGGGATCTTGGGGTAATAAGTAAAATAAACAGAAATACAGGAGATAAACAAGAAGTACTTAGATTAGGTGAAACGCAAGATTTTGATACCAATACTTCTCCCAGAGGAGGATTACTGGGTTTGGCTTTGGGTAATGAAGAACTGTTTGTTGCTTATACATATAATGATGGCAGTCTTAAACTTCGAATAGCAAAATATACTATTGTAGATGATGATTTAACCAATGAAACTGTACTTTTAGAAAATATTCCTTCGCCTTCAATGCATGGATGTGACCTCTTACTATCATCAGATGGATTTTTATATATCACAACTGCATCTCCCAATAACAATGCTCAGGATATAAATAGTCTGGAAGGGAAAGTCCTACGAATCAATACAGATGGTTCTATACCGACAGATAATCCTATATCAGGTAGTCCTGTGTTTACTATTGGGCATAGAAATCCTCAAGGAGTCACACAAGCTGGTCCTCATGTTTATATAAGCGAACACGGCGAAGTGGGAGGAGATGAGATCAATCTGATTGCTTCTGGAAATAACTATGGATGGCCCGACGTGACTACACCTTGCAATAATCCGGATATTGATTGCTCTTTTATCGATCTGGGTTCTGTTGCTCCTGCGGGGTTAGATTATTATAATCATACCGCTTTTCCACAGCTTAATAATAGTCTTCTTATGGCAACTTTAAGAGGTCAATCTGTTATAAAAATACCTCTGGACAATACTCTTTTACCAATGCAAAACATAGAATATCTGTTTGGAAGTAATGAACAAGGCATTTTTGGAAGAATAAGAGATATACATGTTTCTGAAGAAGGCACCATTTTTATTGCTTACAGTGGTAATACTATTATTGAAGCTGGTATTGCAGAAATTAGCCCTGTACCATCAAACGATAATGAAAATGTAGAAGGCTTTAGTGCTATATTATTTCCAAATCCTGCAAGAGACAATGTTGATGTTCTGGTACCTGGATATAGTAATTTTTTGATAAGAGTGTTTGATGTTAGTGGAAAACTAATTACTACTTCAAGAATTTTGGATAGTAATACTACAACAATCAATATTCTGAATTATAGCAGAGGGTTATATTTTGTTAAGATTAATGTTGAAGATGACGAACAAACCTATAAAATTATTAAGTATTAA